One region of Streptomyces sp. NBC_00442 genomic DNA includes:
- a CDS encoding thiomuracin/GE37468 family thiazolyl RiPP peptide gives MNENGNGSPSLAAAVADLALDLDLDSLAGDEHSQSLTAGHGMTEVSASFCCAPPPNCCNCSCS, from the coding sequence ATGAACGAGAACGGCAACGGCTCACCCTCGCTCGCTGCGGCGGTCGCCGACCTCGCGCTGGACCTCGACCTGGACTCGCTGGCCGGCGACGAGCACAGCCAGTCGCTCACGGCAGGCCACGGCATGACGGAGGTGAGCGCGTCTTTCTGCTGCGCTCCGCCGCCGAACTGCTGTAACTGCAGCTGTTCCTGA
- a CDS encoding lantibiotic dehydratase yields MDRIITSTSPHAGTGTNASTSTGIGPGIGTAPEPLRPRVGVRTAGLPTTALDASRIPHSTELALNIVALDRRLADDADRLSDALHALIGTERARPYKARLVGLRRAVHRGARIGPLVEAAAPREVLGAALAEHLRSHAALHDSRADLFAALERVLPAETRSASRALGALVRDPAFATGLDHSSPDLYEDLLRWGGREGARRRPLDGAAVRLAKYAGRAMAKPSPSTTFAASGFGVWASTGVGVLLHGHATAQVAEAALLPLSRIAAALALVPELGDAVHLRVNPSATPAPSPEGEQWVFTAPGPSGAVRTLAATPALTAILCAVREAGNPRRLRDLLGAAGPGDVANAVIARLVRLGILEVRLGLPDQKLDAATLCEWLGRHLPEQRHDDRLSLLHADLRAVRDQVDAARSAAPGSHRRIASAVRRHLADAAQRLQLTGFEGHLGAGPSHFHHTVAVGPAATLDRVAWQPALADLALVPALLAPFDTLAPPRASLPRHAVAAYGPGFQRSFTRFLQDFGARWAAAASQAPTAGDARRQDELRRLIRDTPTAPDGTLRLDPRAVRDLSGAWPDPAASRDSHACYVQTVPHATGGLGLVLNTVTCGHGTGLSRISRLLAEPAPPGDRMADDDPGGPLYAEFDAVFGSALNQRAPATRYAIDLDGSTSHRPPELLIRPADLDVVHDRKTWRLHLVHRPTGRVVRPLHLGLLATPLLPLQARVLVEAFGQTSYAFWSDWPQLWRLLPPDRTARVGRDADADKDAAPGAGAGSGSGSGSGSGSGSGWTAMPRLAVGTVVVRRATWFVDPGRAPARAPGERDAAYLVRLHTWRAGLGLPQRCFLRVLTPRPADGFTGPALHDKDRKPLYLDFAHAHLLRVFERAAATGRPLLLTEALPDLHDAPARQDGRRHVSEFVVEVTAAPLPAAHPRERA; encoded by the coding sequence ATGGACCGGATCATCACGTCCACGTCTCCGCATGCGGGCACGGGCACGAACGCGAGCACAAGCACCGGCATCGGCCCCGGCATCGGCACCGCGCCGGAACCTCTCCGGCCCCGGGTCGGCGTCCGGACCGCCGGGCTTCCCACCACCGCGCTCGACGCGTCCCGCATCCCGCACAGCACCGAACTCGCGCTGAATATCGTGGCGTTGGACCGACGACTGGCCGACGATGCGGACCGACTCAGCGATGCGCTGCACGCGCTCATCGGTACCGAGCGCGCCCGCCCGTACAAGGCCAGGCTCGTGGGCCTGCGCCGCGCCGTGCACCGCGGCGCCCGCATCGGCCCGCTCGTGGAGGCGGCCGCCCCGCGGGAGGTGCTGGGTGCCGCACTCGCCGAGCACCTGCGCTCTCATGCCGCTCTGCACGACTCGCGCGCCGACCTCTTCGCCGCACTGGAACGCGTCCTGCCGGCCGAGACCCGCTCGGCGTCGCGGGCGCTGGGCGCGCTCGTCCGGGATCCGGCGTTCGCCACCGGTCTCGACCACTCCAGCCCGGACCTGTACGAGGATCTGCTGCGCTGGGGCGGGCGTGAGGGGGCGCGACGGCGTCCGCTGGACGGAGCGGCCGTCCGGCTGGCCAAGTACGCGGGCCGCGCGATGGCCAAACCGAGCCCTTCGACGACCTTCGCCGCCAGTGGCTTCGGCGTCTGGGCATCCACCGGCGTCGGCGTGCTCCTGCACGGTCACGCTACGGCCCAGGTGGCGGAGGCGGCTCTGCTGCCGCTGTCGCGGATCGCCGCCGCTCTCGCCCTCGTACCCGAGCTGGGTGACGCCGTTCACCTGCGCGTCAATCCGTCGGCCACACCGGCGCCCTCCCCCGAGGGTGAGCAATGGGTGTTCACCGCGCCCGGCCCCTCGGGCGCGGTGCGCACTCTGGCCGCCACGCCCGCGTTGACCGCGATCCTGTGCGCCGTCCGTGAGGCAGGCAATCCCCGACGACTGCGCGACCTGCTCGGTGCGGCCGGCCCGGGTGATGTCGCGAACGCCGTCATCGCCCGGCTCGTGCGGCTCGGCATCCTGGAGGTCCGCCTCGGCCTGCCCGACCAGAAGCTCGACGCCGCCACGCTCTGCGAGTGGCTCGGCAGGCATCTGCCCGAGCAGCGGCATGACGACCGCCTCTCCCTCCTGCACGCCGATCTGCGCGCCGTCCGCGACCAGGTCGACGCGGCCCGGAGCGCCGCCCCCGGTTCCCACCGACGTATCGCCTCCGCTGTGCGGCGTCACCTCGCCGACGCCGCACAACGCCTCCAACTGACCGGTTTCGAGGGGCATTTGGGGGCGGGTCCGTCGCACTTCCATCACACGGTCGCCGTCGGCCCGGCCGCCACGCTCGACCGGGTCGCCTGGCAGCCGGCCCTGGCCGACCTCGCTCTCGTACCCGCCCTGCTCGCCCCGTTCGACACCCTCGCGCCACCGCGCGCATCGCTCCCGCGGCACGCCGTCGCCGCCTACGGTCCGGGTTTCCAACGGTCGTTCACCCGCTTCCTCCAGGACTTCGGCGCCCGGTGGGCGGCCGCGGCGTCGCAGGCGCCCACCGCGGGCGACGCGCGGCGACAGGACGAGCTGCGCCGCCTGATCCGCGACACGCCGACGGCGCCCGACGGCACCCTGCGCCTCGACCCGCGAGCCGTACGCGACCTCAGCGGCGCCTGGCCCGACCCGGCCGCCTCCCGTGACAGCCACGCCTGTTACGTCCAGACCGTGCCCCACGCGACCGGCGGTCTCGGCCTTGTACTGAACACGGTGACCTGCGGCCACGGCACCGGCCTGTCCCGGATCTCGCGTCTCCTCGCCGAACCCGCCCCACCCGGTGACCGAATGGCCGACGATGATCCGGGCGGTCCCCTCTACGCCGAGTTCGACGCCGTCTTCGGAAGCGCCCTCAACCAGCGTGCCCCCGCGACCCGTTACGCGATCGACCTGGACGGCAGCACCTCGCACCGGCCTCCCGAGCTGCTGATCCGCCCCGCCGACCTGGACGTCGTGCACGACCGGAAGACGTGGCGCCTGCATCTGGTGCACCGGCCGACGGGACGCGTCGTTCGGCCGCTGCACCTGGGGCTGCTGGCCACGCCGCTCCTCCCCCTGCAGGCGCGGGTGCTGGTGGAGGCCTTCGGGCAGACGTCGTACGCCTTCTGGTCGGACTGGCCGCAGCTGTGGCGCCTCCTGCCGCCCGATCGGACCGCGAGGGTCGGTCGGGACGCGGACGCGGACAAGGATGCGGCGCCCGGTGCGGGTGCGGGCTCGGGCTCGGGCTCGGGCTCGGGCTCGGGCTCGGGCTCGGGCTGGACGGCCATGCCGCGTCTCGCCGTCGGCACCGTGGTGGTGCGGCGGGCGACGTGGTTCGTCGACCCGGGCCGCGCTCCCGCCCGCGCCCCCGGGGAGCGGGACGCCGCCTATCTCGTCCGTCTGCACACCTGGCGCGCGGGGCTCGGCCTGCCGCAGCGCTGTTTCCTGCGCGTCCTCACCCCGCGTCCCGCCGACGGCTTCACGGGCCCCGCCCTGCACGACAAGGACCGCAAGCCCCTGTATCTCGACTTCGCCCACGCCCATCTGCTGCGGGTCTTCGAACGGGCCGCGGCCACGGGCCGCCCACTGCTGCTCACCGAGGCGCTGCCCGACCTTCACGACGCGCCGGCACGCCAGGACGGCCGGCGTCACGTCTCCGAGTTCGTGGTCGAGGTCACCGCCGCCCCGCTCCCGGCGGCACACCCTCGGGAGCGCGCATGA